In Leptospira saintgironsiae, one genomic interval encodes:
- a CDS encoding biosynthetic peptidoglycan transglycosylase, with amino-acid sequence MSEGNHFLHRWFFFGIRSILVLVFLLLVYYQTFPEKRILFRENKLVYLPENLESVPLENDWVRLEELPPGSLEYLVEVEDYRFYRHRGYSLADIQSSIIQAVFLFRRLRGASTLDQQLARTLFLSRDKTLTRKLREIRIAQALDEELGKKGVLEYYLNLVYWGRGLNGIYRSSKYYFNKHPGKLLPREFKALVQILKKPDAYSREEVRSLSLEY; translated from the coding sequence ATGAGCGAAGGAAATCATTTTTTACATAGATGGTTTTTCTTTGGGATCAGAAGTATTCTGGTCTTAGTATTCCTTCTTCTTGTCTATTACCAAACTTTTCCTGAAAAAAGGATCTTATTCAGAGAGAACAAATTAGTCTATCTACCCGAAAATTTAGAGTCAGTTCCTCTCGAAAACGATTGGGTAAGGCTCGAAGAATTACCTCCAGGAAGTTTAGAATACCTGGTAGAAGTAGAAGACTATAGATTCTACAGACATAGAGGATATTCTTTAGCTGATATCCAATCTTCTATCATACAAGCTGTCTTTTTATTCAGAAGGTTAAGAGGAGCTAGCACTTTAGACCAACAGCTTGCTAGAACATTATTTTTATCCAGAGACAAAACATTAACTCGTAAATTAAGAGAGATCCGAATTGCACAAGCTCTCGATGAAGAATTAGGTAAGAAGGGAGTTTTAGAGTATTATCTGAATTTAGTGTACTGGGGCCGCGGATTAAATGGAATCTATAGATCTTCTAAATATTATTTTAATAAACATCCAGGGAAACTTCTTCCAAGAGAATTCAAAGCATTGGTCCAAATATTAAAAAAACCAGATGCCTATTCCAGAGAAGAAGTCAGATCACTTTCTTTAGAATATTAA
- a CDS encoding RibD family protein: protein MSRPFLAVNMAMTLDGKVCRPDGKWYGLSSRNDKRRMDQIRSEADALILGKNSLLNDDPVTHLRYVESEKEPRAIILLRTGTLPSDRKVFHFSKVKPLLFCTFKNESQVRSELSEFAEIIPLQGEDLDPEIILKELETRGHSKILLEGGPRLNDSFFRQGLVDRLYLTIVPFFIGQVGLPSITGGESAYFNFDKADWKLVSSEQIEQEVFLIYDKQKNPEVQ from the coding sequence ATGAGTCGTCCTTTTTTAGCCGTGAATATGGCAATGACCTTGGACGGAAAGGTATGCCGTCCCGACGGAAAATGGTATGGCCTATCTTCCAGAAATGATAAAAGAAGAATGGACCAGATCCGTTCCGAAGCAGATGCTCTTATCCTCGGAAAAAACAGCTTACTCAACGACGATCCAGTCACTCATCTAAGATATGTTGAATCGGAGAAGGAGCCCCGTGCCATTATCCTCCTTAGAACTGGGACATTACCTTCTGACAGAAAAGTATTCCATTTTTCTAAAGTTAAACCACTTCTATTTTGCACTTTTAAAAACGAATCCCAGGTTAGATCAGAATTATCAGAGTTTGCAGAGATTATTCCTTTGCAGGGAGAAGATCTGGATCCAGAGATCATTCTGAAAGAATTGGAAACAAGAGGACATTCCAAAATACTTTTAGAAGGCGGACCTAGACTGAATGATTCCTTTTTTAGGCAGGGACTTGTGGATAGACTCTATCTTACAATAGTTCCGTTCTTTATAGGACAAGTCGGTTTGCCTTCAATTACTGGAGGAGAATCTGCATATTTTAACTTTGATAAAGCGGATTGGAAACTTGTATCTTCCGAGCAGATAGAGCAGGAAGTATTTTTGATATACGACAAACAAAAAAACCCTGAAGTTCAATGA
- a CDS encoding (2Fe-2S)-binding protein yields MNSSDFSQIDLNALMRPRKVCVCNQVSEEDITNSIRRGNDTLGKLMRDTSCCTGCGTCRGRVLKLLSETLSSKPQ; encoded by the coding sequence ATGAATTCTTCCGACTTTAGTCAAATAGACCTGAACGCCCTGATGCGACCTAGAAAGGTTTGCGTATGCAACCAAGTATCCGAAGAGGATATTACAAATTCTATCCGCAGAGGGAATGATACTTTGGGTAAGTTGATGAGAGACACAAGTTGTTGTACCGGTTGTGGTACCTGCAGAGGAAGAGTTCTCAAATTGCTTTCCGAAACCCTCTCATCTAAACCTCAATGA
- a CDS encoding MFS transporter, producing MQVTKRAPLREIFGWCMFDFANSSYTTVIITVIYCRVFAEVIVPISSNPANPYEDGNFLFGLALFFSYLLVVLTGPLFGAISDFSAKKKTFLFWSYISCVISTAAFWLVTTPGSWELGFALIILSNFFFASGENFASSFLPHLGPKEELGKISGYAWGVGYMGGLLSVFLVQTLVAPSIDPAIYGSLRFVGPLTALFFLLAGIPTFLLLKEYQPAIKIPTGESYLTIGFKQLSESIKSIKHFKDLVIYLISLFFSMAALAIVIAFAFLYGNQEIKITSGQEATLFVMLQFFAMIGAIFFGFVQDKIGAKKTFNITLVFWIFCLLGIYFVREITGFVNGLGVDISVQWVFVIFGTLAGSGVGSTQSASRAIVGVFSPESKSGEFFGLWGLSGKLAAAIGVFAIGILQKIFDLRNAFLVVAVFFFISLIINTFVNEKRGIEKAKDWERNGGH from the coding sequence ATGCAAGTGACCAAACGCGCTCCCTTAAGGGAAATATTCGGATGGTGCATGTTCGATTTCGCCAATTCTAGTTATACCACTGTAATTATAACAGTCATCTACTGCAGAGTTTTCGCAGAAGTAATCGTTCCAATCTCCTCTAATCCTGCAAATCCATACGAGGATGGAAATTTTTTATTTGGACTAGCTTTATTTTTCTCTTATTTATTGGTTGTACTGACCGGTCCGTTATTCGGAGCTATCTCAGACTTCTCCGCTAAAAAGAAAACATTCCTTTTCTGGAGTTATATCAGCTGTGTCATCAGTACCGCAGCCTTCTGGTTAGTGACAACCCCAGGTTCTTGGGAATTAGGTTTTGCTTTAATCATTCTTTCCAACTTCTTCTTTGCTTCCGGAGAAAACTTTGCTTCTTCTTTCTTACCTCATTTGGGGCCTAAGGAAGAATTAGGAAAAATTTCAGGATATGCGTGGGGAGTTGGATATATGGGAGGACTTCTTTCTGTATTCCTAGTCCAAACTCTTGTGGCACCTTCGATTGATCCTGCGATCTACGGTTCTCTTAGATTTGTAGGACCTCTAACAGCACTGTTCTTCTTGCTTGCTGGAATTCCAACATTCTTACTTTTGAAAGAATACCAACCTGCTATTAAAATACCGACGGGAGAAAGTTATCTCACTATCGGTTTTAAACAATTATCAGAGAGTATTAAATCGATAAAACATTTCAAAGATCTAGTCATCTATTTGATCTCTCTATTCTTCTCTATGGCTGCGCTTGCTATCGTGATCGCATTTGCATTCTTATATGGAAACCAAGAGATCAAGATCACATCCGGACAAGAAGCTACCCTATTCGTAATGCTTCAGTTTTTTGCAATGATAGGTGCGATATTTTTCGGATTCGTTCAGGATAAGATCGGAGCCAAAAAAACTTTTAATATCACTTTGGTATTTTGGATCTTCTGCCTGCTCGGAATTTATTTCGTAAGAGAGATTACTGGTTTTGTAAACGGACTAGGCGTGGATATCTCAGTACAATGGGTATTCGTAATTTTTGGAACTCTTGCAGGTTCAGGAGTTGGATCTACCCAATCAGCAAGTAGAGCAATTGTCGGGGTCTTCTCCCCTGAATCCAAGTCTGGAGAATTTTTCGGTCTTTGGGGTCTTTCCGGAAAACTGGCAGCTGCCATCGGAGTTTTTGCGATCGGTATATTACAGAAAATTTTCGATCTAAGAAATGCATTTTTAGTGGTCGCTGTATTTTTCTTTATCTCTTTGATCATTAATACATTCGTGAATGAAAAAAGAGGGATTGAAAAGGCTAAGGATTGGGAAAGAAACGGAGGGCATTAG
- a CDS encoding LIC13212 family protein produces MKTLIFLIISLLAVFIQIDAAPKILTMEEREIERQIEAIRKAGFSDIEIDNLHASISQNIHQINKILQMDTTKKALRYIGDEPQELPQFLKTDRDNKPYLELDMGSGESFWDFPKTYLYNARIFIYPGSNPEKLEKIIMQFKRTNSNGEIFVREMRRVINIDPKGPQIGSEGKRTPNNNKEIKLEYYSSHDTELIWPDTPVQSIAPSVETKLHEETNPLPYNKQKQIIVTYKKYLRKVDKNVRHKLRDLELNQKRLVSKMLEFQ; encoded by the coding sequence ATGAAAACCCTTATCTTTCTCATAATTTCTCTTTTGGCCGTATTCATACAAATAGACGCGGCTCCTAAAATCCTAACAATGGAAGAAAGAGAAATAGAACGTCAGATCGAAGCTATCCGCAAGGCGGGGTTTTCAGATATCGAGATAGATAATTTGCACGCTTCTATCTCTCAAAATATCCATCAGATCAATAAGATCCTTCAGATGGATACAACCAAAAAAGCGCTAAGATATATTGGTGATGAGCCTCAAGAATTGCCTCAATTCTTAAAAACAGATAGAGATAATAAACCGTATCTAGAATTAGATATGGGTTCCGGCGAATCTTTCTGGGACTTCCCAAAAACTTATCTTTATAATGCACGTATCTTTATCTATCCAGGAAGTAATCCTGAAAAACTAGAAAAGATCATTATGCAATTCAAACGTACGAACTCCAATGGAGAAATTTTCGTAAGAGAAATGCGTAGGGTGATCAATATAGATCCTAAGGGACCTCAGATCGGAAGTGAAGGAAAAAGAACTCCGAATAATAACAAAGAGATCAAATTGGAATATTATTCCAGCCATGATACTGAATTGATCTGGCCAGATACTCCTGTTCAATCTATTGCACCTAGTGTGGAGACTAAACTACATGAGGAAACTAATCCACTTCCTTATAATAAACAAAAACAGATTATTGTAACATATAAAAAATACCTGCGTAAGGTAGATAAGAATGTTCGCCATAAGCTGAGAGATCTGGAACTGAATCAAAAAAGACTCGTTTCTAAAATGTTAGAATTCCAATAA
- a CDS encoding cytochrome C oxidase subunit IV family protein → MELFLNYALYIIVSIGFLIPFTGFVVGAGAIVNATVAGFAVNLLAQIVEEDRLKAYLEKNKSTMIGQALLKAVEAGKTKLAPGSVVSHAEEHGHDGHHLISVQTYSLVFAALIVGTVITVLVAQVDFGAMNTVIAMLVATIKASLVLAYFMHLKYDNVMNRVIFGSGFLFLLLLFGFSVADIYTRAKIFAGFPY, encoded by the coding sequence ATGGAACTGTTTCTCAATTACGCGCTGTATATTATCGTAAGTATCGGATTCTTGATTCCCTTCACTGGATTTGTTGTCGGAGCGGGAGCGATTGTAAATGCTACCGTTGCTGGATTTGCCGTTAACTTGTTGGCTCAAATCGTAGAAGAGGACAGACTCAAGGCTTATCTCGAAAAGAATAAGTCAACTATGATCGGCCAGGCTTTATTAAAAGCAGTCGAAGCAGGTAAAACTAAACTGGCACCTGGTTCAGTTGTTTCTCACGCAGAAGAGCATGGACATGACGGACATCATCTGATCTCTGTTCAAACTTACTCTCTTGTGTTTGCTGCATTGATCGTTGGAACTGTAATCACCGTATTAGTAGCTCAAGTAGACTTTGGAGCAATGAACACTGTGATCGCTATGCTTGTGGCGACCATCAAAGCTTCCTTAGTATTAGCTTACTTCATGCACCTTAAATATGATAACGTAATGAACAGAGTGATCTTCGGATCTGGCTTCTTGTTCTTACTTCTTCTTTTTGGATTCTCTGTAGCAGACATCTACACAAGAGCGAAAATTTTCGCTGGCTTCCCTTACTAA
- a CDS encoding DUF3052 family protein yields MAGYSGTPLAKKLGFKEGQNAIIINEPKEFKDLLEDLPSNITFKKKLVGSFDYIHFFCKSKDELSKNFSKFPDFLADKGMVWISWPKMSSGVKTDLKEDTIREIGLKTGLVDVKVCAIDSTWSGLLFRRRKS; encoded by the coding sequence ATGGCAGGATATTCAGGCACACCCTTGGCCAAAAAGTTAGGATTTAAAGAAGGCCAGAACGCAATCATCATTAACGAGCCAAAAGAATTTAAAGACTTACTGGAAGACCTTCCTTCCAATATTACATTCAAGAAGAAGCTTGTGGGAAGTTTTGACTATATTCATTTTTTCTGTAAAAGCAAAGATGAACTTTCTAAAAACTTTTCTAAGTTCCCGGACTTTCTCGCTGACAAAGGAATGGTTTGGATCTCTTGGCCTAAAATGAGTTCAGGTGTGAAAACCGACTTAAAAGAAGATACAATCAGAGAAATAGGCTTGAAGACAGGGTTGGTAGACGTTAAAGTCTGCGCAATCGATTCGACTTGGTCCGGATTACTTTTCAGAAGAAGAAAGAGTTAA
- a CDS encoding LIC_13215 family putative lipoprotein produces MILLQRYSLGFLLSGIILCFACIEKVPEIKKTIEIPELGLVLNYEGWIYEEYDPNRDNSDPNRSKNKREFSNDKNIKVMFYLFEPEQNKGSEIRTNINFVSEPIPAKYSKATLEDYVASISGLYSNIYKEYEILSVPQKCSFGKEKCIFFESKFVLPNTAERQQIRTLQWIFFKEGSVYIFTGTIPESEFSEKNKKILNTIQTLTEKI; encoded by the coding sequence ATGATCCTATTACAACGTTACAGTCTGGGTTTCCTATTATCAGGGATCATTTTATGTTTTGCCTGTATCGAAAAAGTACCTGAGATCAAAAAAACAATCGAGATCCCTGAACTCGGCTTAGTTTTAAATTATGAAGGTTGGATCTATGAAGAATATGATCCAAATAGAGATAATTCGGATCCCAATCGTTCCAAAAACAAAAGAGAATTCTCAAATGATAAAAATATTAAGGTAATGTTCTATCTTTTTGAACCAGAACAAAACAAAGGTTCAGAGATCAGGACTAATATCAATTTTGTATCAGAGCCAATTCCTGCAAAATATTCCAAAGCAACCTTAGAAGATTACGTGGCTTCTATCAGTGGATTGTATTCAAATATATATAAAGAATACGAAATACTTTCCGTTCCTCAAAAATGTAGTTTCGGAAAAGAGAAATGTATCTTTTTTGAGTCCAAATTTGTTCTTCCAAATACTGCAGAAAGACAACAAATCCGAACTCTTCAATGGATCTTTTTTAAAGAAGGTTCTGTATATATTTTTACAGGGACCATACCAGAGTCAGAATTTTCAGAAAAAAATAAGAAGATCCTGAACACAATCCAAACATTGACTGAAAAGATATAA
- a CDS encoding bacteriohemerythrin, whose translation MYDERVIEKIRGIWKTFDLSLGIPEIDKQHLWLIGILADLEDKLESGTRSELETTFTNALSKTLDYATEHFALEEKLLESIGYTKLGQHRLQHMRFITALRNRVRKSFEGDFENAVLDLLKNLKKWLFRHILSEDRQYVDAAMVHVDDKLTDWMQRHLNASIYADEIEKLYQLVLFSGKQEVSVEFKKLGEENLKLISDLWYRYKLKTGIAIVDIQHLWLLQLLVKTDKLYKQRLKQEIDSESLSAQLKEAIYETIEYIREHFNTEEAIMHNFHYIGEKNHQKQHERFNILINDMIERSEKEELESLAILIQDLKDWLVSHIAIEDKKLFYFFRSRLSEVNEYVRNLNKEGRIHIWKDAVAIYKLLVDYEDITEDKKPKSLRRN comes from the coding sequence ATGTATGACGAAAGGGTTATAGAAAAAATCAGAGGTATTTGGAAGACATTCGATCTTTCTTTAGGAATTCCTGAAATAGATAAGCAACATCTTTGGTTGATTGGAATTCTTGCTGATCTTGAAGATAAACTGGAGTCGGGAACCAGGTCTGAATTAGAGACCACATTTACGAATGCACTTTCTAAAACCTTGGATTATGCAACCGAACATTTCGCTCTGGAAGAAAAACTTTTAGAGAGCATAGGTTACACAAAGTTAGGGCAACATAGATTACAACATATGCGGTTCATTACTGCTTTGAGAAATCGTGTCCGAAAAAGTTTCGAAGGAGATTTTGAGAACGCAGTTTTGGATCTTCTGAAAAACCTAAAAAAATGGCTGTTTAGACATATACTGAGTGAGGACAGACAGTATGTGGACGCCGCAATGGTCCATGTGGATGATAAACTCACAGATTGGATGCAAAGACATTTGAACGCGTCTATCTATGCAGATGAGATCGAAAAATTATACCAACTGGTTCTTTTCTCGGGAAAACAAGAGGTCTCTGTAGAATTCAAGAAACTGGGAGAAGAAAATCTAAAACTGATCTCTGACCTATGGTATCGTTATAAACTCAAAACTGGGATCGCAATCGTAGATATCCAACATTTATGGCTTTTGCAGCTACTAGTAAAAACGGATAAACTATATAAACAAAGATTAAAACAAGAGATCGATTCTGAATCCTTAAGCGCTCAATTAAAAGAAGCAATCTACGAGACGATAGAATATATCCGTGAACATTTTAATACCGAAGAAGCGATCATGCATAATTTCCATTATATCGGTGAAAAAAACCACCAGAAACAACATGAGAGATTTAATATACTCATCAATGATATGATAGAAAGAAGTGAAAAAGAAGAACTGGAATCTTTGGCAATTTTGATACAGGACTTAAAGGATTGGCTTGTAAGTCATATTGCGATAGAAGATAAAAAATTATTCTATTTTTTCAGATCTCGTCTTTCAGAAGTAAATGAATATGTTCGGAATCTAAATAAAGAAGGAAGAATCCATATTTGGAAGGATGCAGTCGCAATCTATAAACTTCTGGTAGACTACGAAGATATTACTGAGGATAAAAAGCCTAAGTCGCTGAGACGTAACTAA
- a CDS encoding gamma carbonic anhydrase family protein, which produces MKIHETAFIHPAATAFGMLEMGPLSSLWPGAVVRADLNEIKLGEGVNIQDNSTLHTDSTGSLFIDDYTLVGHNTMLHGCKIGKGCLIGIGAIILDDAVIGDGAMILAGCMIRGGKKIPPRAMVLPKNGDIVIYEKKAKPEMSIAGCLEYIQLAKRFQENVFKPFTKEEESSFVEEAKSIIKRYNI; this is translated from the coding sequence ATGAAAATTCACGAAACAGCGTTTATCCATCCGGCTGCAACTGCGTTCGGAATGTTAGAGATGGGACCTTTATCTTCTCTCTGGCCGGGAGCTGTAGTTCGTGCAGATCTAAATGAGATCAAATTGGGCGAAGGTGTTAATATCCAAGATAATAGCACTCTTCATACTGATTCCACTGGTAGTTTATTCATAGATGATTATACATTAGTAGGTCATAATACGATGCTTCACGGTTGTAAGATCGGTAAGGGTTGTTTGATTGGAATAGGCGCGATCATTTTAGATGATGCAGTGATCGGAGACGGTGCCATGATACTTGCGGGTTGTATGATCCGCGGAGGCAAAAAGATCCCGCCTAGAGCTATGGTGCTCCCTAAGAACGGCGATATCGTAATCTACGAAAAAAAAGCAAAACCTGAAATGAGCATCGCTGGTTGTTTGGAATACATACAATTAGCAAAAAGATTCCAAGAGAATGTATTCAAACCTTTCACGAAAGAAGAAGAAAGTTCTTTTGTAGAAGAAGCAAAATCTATCATCAAAAGATACAACATCTAA
- the pheT gene encoding phenylalanine--tRNA ligase subunit beta gives MKLSLDWINDFTPIKDVPLEDILKKIAASICEVDGVEDYFSHLEKVVLVKIESLEKHPQADKLQVAQVSDGKNKIQIVSGAPNLKVGDLVPLAIPGAELGDKKILESELRGVKSSGMLCSEKELGLSEEDAGVMVLDDPEAKPGLNLREYFGFRDTILDIDNKSITHRPDLWSHFGFARELAAQLILPIKFNPFETNWDFSKDVASPKVKETEYAHSYYSSSIEGIQIKPSNKTVRSRLKKCGVRVINNVVDVSNYLLLEAGQPTHFFDSDKLSAQGGIELEVDYAKKDESFPLLDETSPKLDPEILIIRNSKKGVAIAGVMGGADTAVDSNSKKVILESAVFPREFVRKSIRKTGIRSESSVRYEKGLEATTTLPIVKRALNLLKENGCPDLKASLPAGYIHTADKKVEIEVTLDFLNKKLGTEIDQSTSDEILKQLSFSTEWKGDTVKVLVPKYRQNYDITIPEDIVEEIGRTLGYASIPVRPLASDVKPPARNFSRELEKHLKRAFSQNLGYNEVFNYSYASSKDNSFEEEVKDSIKILNAMPDEQAYLRTSLYPSLLKNIRFNSDRFEKLKIFEFGRTYKKAEEPFNESKWFVWAVSFGRKSNEKDLNVLESDFFEVRTGVEKVLRHLNLRETEWKIEEKSYFHPKASLSLFVSGKKVGELGYAHPAALDTADIKKRVILGRFEFASLLEVWTEDRNKNYFAAPSHFPQTEIDLSLVMDLNESSSKFSDLAVQEKFQELQDVKVTVVFTGGNLPEDKKSVSYRFKLLSQDKNLTQERIKEITDRLIQIANSSGYPLR, from the coding sequence GTGAAATTATCCCTGGATTGGATTAACGATTTTACCCCTATTAAGGATGTGCCCCTCGAGGATATCCTGAAAAAAATTGCGGCTTCTATATGTGAAGTGGACGGGGTCGAAGATTATTTTTCTCATTTGGAGAAGGTCGTTTTAGTTAAGATCGAATCTTTAGAAAAACATCCTCAGGCAGACAAACTCCAAGTTGCGCAAGTTTCTGACGGCAAAAATAAGATCCAAATCGTTTCAGGTGCTCCTAATCTAAAAGTAGGGGACTTGGTTCCTTTAGCTATTCCAGGTGCGGAGCTTGGAGATAAAAAAATCCTAGAGTCTGAACTTAGAGGAGTAAAAAGCTCCGGTATGCTTTGTTCCGAAAAGGAATTAGGACTCTCTGAAGAAGATGCAGGCGTTATGGTTCTGGACGATCCGGAAGCAAAACCCGGTTTGAATCTAAGAGAGTATTTTGGATTCAGAGATACTATTTTAGATATTGATAATAAATCAATTACACATCGCCCGGATCTATGGAGTCATTTTGGATTTGCAAGAGAACTTGCAGCTCAATTAATTTTGCCGATCAAATTTAACCCTTTCGAGACCAATTGGGATTTTTCTAAAGATGTTGCTTCTCCAAAGGTAAAAGAAACAGAATACGCACATTCTTATTATTCTTCTTCTATTGAAGGAATTCAAATCAAACCTTCTAATAAAACTGTTCGTTCTCGTTTGAAAAAATGTGGAGTGAGAGTAATCAATAACGTAGTAGATGTTTCCAACTACCTATTATTAGAAGCAGGACAGCCTACTCACTTCTTTGATTCTGATAAATTATCCGCTCAAGGTGGAATTGAATTAGAAGTGGATTATGCAAAGAAAGACGAAAGTTTTCCTCTTCTAGACGAAACTTCTCCCAAACTTGATCCTGAGATATTAATTATTCGTAACTCTAAAAAAGGTGTGGCGATCGCAGGAGTGATGGGCGGGGCAGATACGGCAGTAGACTCTAATTCCAAAAAAGTTATTTTAGAATCTGCAGTTTTCCCAAGAGAGTTTGTTCGTAAGTCTATTCGGAAAACAGGAATTCGTTCTGAATCTTCTGTTCGTTATGAGAAAGGTCTGGAAGCAACAACCACTCTCCCTATCGTCAAAAGAGCATTAAATCTTTTGAAAGAAAATGGATGTCCTGATCTGAAAGCGAGCTTGCCTGCTGGTTATATTCATACTGCAGATAAAAAAGTAGAGATAGAAGTCACCCTAGACTTCTTGAATAAAAAACTCGGAACAGAGATTGATCAATCGACATCGGATGAAATTCTAAAACAACTTTCCTTCTCCACTGAATGGAAAGGAGACACAGTTAAGGTTCTTGTTCCTAAATACAGGCAGAACTACGATATCACCATTCCGGAAGACATAGTAGAAGAAATAGGTCGTACTTTAGGATACGCATCTATTCCCGTTCGTCCATTGGCTTCCGATGTAAAACCTCCTGCTCGCAATTTCTCCAGAGAGTTGGAAAAACATCTAAAAAGAGCATTTTCTCAAAACTTGGGATATAACGAAGTATTCAATTATTCTTATGCTTCTTCTAAAGATAATTCTTTCGAAGAAGAAGTGAAAGATTCAATCAAGATCCTAAATGCAATGCCGGATGAGCAGGCATATTTACGAACTTCTTTATATCCTTCTCTATTGAAAAATATCAGATTCAATTCTGACCGTTTTGAAAAACTGAAAATTTTTGAATTTGGTCGCACTTATAAAAAGGCAGAAGAACCTTTTAACGAATCTAAATGGTTTGTATGGGCAGTTTCTTTTGGTAGGAAATCCAACGAGAAAGATCTAAACGTTTTAGAGTCAGATTTTTTTGAAGTTAGAACCGGTGTCGAAAAAGTATTAAGACATTTAAACTTAAGAGAGACCGAATGGAAGATAGAGGAAAAAAGCTATTTCCATCCTAAGGCTTCCCTTTCTTTATTTGTTTCCGGCAAAAAAGTAGGAGAGTTAGGATATGCTCATCCTGCTGCTTTAGATACCGCTGATATTAAAAAGAGAGTTATTTTAGGAAGATTTGAATTTGCTTCTTTATTAGAAGTTTGGACTGAAGATAGAAACAAAAATTATTTTGCTGCTCCTTCTCATTTCCCTCAAACAGAGATAGATCTTTCTTTGGTAATGGATCTGAATGAATCTTCTTCCAAGTTTAGTGATTTGGCCGTCCAAGAAAAATTCCAAGAATTGCAGGATGTAAAAGTTACAGTTGTATTTACAGGTGGAAACCTTCCTGAAGATAAAAAGTCAGTTTCTTATAGATTTAAACTTTTAAGCCAGGATAAGAACTTAACTCAAGAAAGGATCAAAGAGATCACGGATCGTTTGATCCAGATCGCGAATTCTTCCGGTTATCCTCTTCGTTAA